A window of the Methanomassiliicoccales archaeon genome harbors these coding sequences:
- a CDS encoding inorganic phosphate transporter, protein MEFLAVAGIVLALAFTFTNGFQDASSVAATFIASRSAKPRQGIILVASMDFLGAMLGGSAVAFTLAGLLLIEPGEQALLLLLTALIASTAWNLMTYFFSLPSSSTHAIIGGLIGAAVAAKGMGSVLWGWEELFTPNHQLIGLVRILSFLFISIIIGLMGGYLAHKIAALSLRNAKTEVNRKIIKANWVVAAGMAFFNGANDAQKQLGVIALIMFSAGMTSALEVELWARIACASLLGLGTLMGGWRVMRTLGSRIFLVRPIHSLESQAASAASIAFSTLYGAPISSTHVISSSIMGVGAAENPTKVRWSVGKEIVISWVLTIPVTMTISACLYLLLISLVFVGGR, encoded by the coding sequence ATGGAGTTTTTAGCAGTGGCAGGAATTGTACTCGCGCTAGCTTTTACCTTTACCAATGGTTTTCAAGATGCTAGCTCAGTCGCCGCTACCTTTATCGCATCCCGTTCCGCCAAGCCTCGTCAGGGGATAATCTTGGTGGCTTCGATGGATTTTCTGGGGGCGATGCTGGGCGGCAGCGCTGTAGCTTTCACCTTAGCAGGCCTCCTGCTCATAGAGCCAGGAGAGCAAGCGCTTCTTCTTCTTTTAACAGCTCTTATCGCTTCAACGGCTTGGAATCTGATGACTTATTTTTTCTCACTGCCCTCCTCCTCCACTCATGCCATCATTGGTGGATTGATCGGAGCTGCAGTAGCCGCGAAGGGCATGGGATCTGTCCTTTGGGGTTGGGAGGAGTTATTTACCCCCAATCACCAGCTAATTGGTCTTGTAAGAATCCTTTCTTTCCTCTTCATATCGATCATAATAGGCTTAATGGGAGGATATCTAGCACATAAAATAGCTGCATTATCGCTAAGGAACGCTAAAACTGAAGTCAACCGCAAAATCATCAAGGCCAATTGGGTAGTGGCGGCAGGGATGGCGTTCTTTAACGGCGCCAATGATGCGCAAAAGCAATTGGGCGTAATCGCTCTGATAATGTTCAGCGCGGGAATGACTTCCGCACTTGAAGTCGAGCTCTGGGCCAGGATCGCATGCGCATCTTTGCTTGGCTTAGGCACTTTGATGGGAGGTTGGCGTGTCATGCGTACTTTGGGGAGCAGGATATTCCTCGTTAGGCCTATTCATTCATTAGAATCCCAGGCGGCTTCCGCCGCTTCTATCGCTTTCTCCACTCTTTATGGAGCCCCTATCTCCTCTACTCATGTAATCTCCTCTTCCATAATGGGCGTGGGGGCGGCAGAAAACCCGACGAAGGTACGGTGGTCCGTTGGCAAAGAAATCGTCATTTCATGGGTCCTGACCATTCCAGTGACCATGACCATATCCGCCTGCCTCTATCTTTTATTGATTTCATTGGTATTCGTAGGAGGGAGATAG
- a CDS encoding DUF47 family protein, whose protein sequence is MVVSNGKRKRKSIIESIFPREYDFEDMLVTQAQLTAKGVRSLMEWLGNEQIIAPTELDRQEQELDKFRHDMEDKLSQAFSTPFDRQEIYGLSRQMDYIMNYSVETAKEIFAFGVEPDYHMKMMVQSLLKGTEEVVEGVRMLSSKEGDFEGKVRRIRGFLHEIEATYITAMVELFKLNDPSLMLKRLEIYHHLRDAGRALRATVDVLHRMKVDII, encoded by the coding sequence TTGGTAGTTTCTAATGGTAAGAGAAAAAGAAAGAGCATAATAGAATCGATTTTTCCTAGGGAGTACGATTTTGAGGATATGCTCGTCACCCAGGCACAACTCACCGCCAAAGGAGTCCGTTCCTTGATGGAGTGGCTGGGGAACGAACAGATCATAGCACCGACGGAACTAGACCGACAAGAACAGGAATTAGATAAATTCCGCCACGATATGGAAGACAAGCTCAGCCAAGCCTTCTCCACTCCGTTCGACCGCCAGGAAATATATGGCCTCTCCAGGCAGATGGATTATATAATGAATTACTCAGTAGAGACGGCAAAGGAGATTTTTGCCTTCGGAGTAGAACCAGACTATCACATGAAAATGATGGTTCAAAGTCTTCTCAAGGGAACGGAGGAAGTGGTAGAAGGAGTGCGCATGTTATCATCAAAAGAGGGTGATTTCGAGGGTAAGGTGCGAAGGATCCGTGGCTTCCTTCACGAGATTGAAGCGACATACATTACAGCAATGGTTGAATTATTCAAATTGAATGACCCATCACTCATGCTGAAGCGGCTCGAGATATATCACCATCTTCGCGATGCAGGTAGAGCCCTACGAGCGACTGTCGACGTCCTTCACCGCATGAAGGTTGATATAATCTGA
- a CDS encoding AsnC family transcriptional regulator: MDEIDVAICRAFMQNSRLSFSKLGEELDMSAQAIHRRVQALMASGIIQGTVTRLTPKAMGSSWLLIKGWSKLPIMDEMAAKLARSEHLALIQVASGNMMYVHGMVGNSIEMSNFVSFVIQEAQMHDVEVGIVPTPPNIEKKPLSPLDLRIVNCLRKDARRSISEIASEVDVTPKTVKRRLDYLVLEGLVNFSILWRPDLLGDTMTYIHLLLRSDVDRERAMVLLVRKYSRGIIRSYAFSNAPDRILLLYWTNNVREMAETCRELEREGLFVSVVPHILRGIYYFEEKQAARLQTMLARSIKTKRSMA, from the coding sequence GTGGACGAGATAGATGTAGCTATATGCCGGGCCTTCATGCAAAATTCGCGCCTATCCTTCTCCAAATTGGGAGAGGAGCTGGATATGTCTGCCCAAGCCATTCATCGAAGGGTCCAAGCTCTGATGGCTTCTGGAATAATCCAAGGGACCGTGACCCGTTTAACCCCAAAAGCCATGGGCTCCTCATGGTTGCTGATCAAAGGTTGGTCCAAGCTGCCCATTATGGATGAGATGGCCGCAAAGCTGGCACGGAGCGAACATTTGGCGTTGATACAAGTAGCTAGCGGCAATATGATGTACGTTCATGGTATGGTAGGTAACAGTATAGAGATGTCCAATTTCGTATCTTTTGTCATTCAAGAGGCGCAAATGCATGATGTCGAGGTAGGAATCGTACCAACTCCTCCGAATATTGAAAAGAAACCCTTATCACCCTTGGACCTGAGGATCGTCAACTGCTTGAGAAAGGATGCACGTAGGTCGATATCAGAGATTGCTAGTGAAGTCGACGTCACCCCTAAGACGGTAAAGAGAAGATTGGATTATCTTGTCCTAGAAGGACTGGTGAATTTTTCCATCCTTTGGAGACCTGATTTATTGGGGGATACTATGACGTATATCCACCTTCTCCTCAGATCGGATGTTGATAGGGAAAGGGCGATGGTTCTACTAGTGAGGAAGTACTCTCGCGGGATAATCAGAAGCTACGCATTCAGCAATGCACCGGATCGCATCCTTTTACTTTATTGGACGAACAATGTGCGAGAGATGGCAGAAACATGCAGGGAATTGGAAAGAGAGGGGCTATTCGTCTCCGTGGTCCCTCACATCCTTCGAGGGATTTATTACTTCGAGGAAAAACAGGCGGCAAGATTGCAGACAATGCTAGCTAGAAGTATTAAGACAAAGCGATCTATGGCTTAA
- a CDS encoding flavodoxin domain-containing protein, whose translation MKALIAYGTKYGSTARVAEEMGRVLAEKGAEITLMDLRRSDHHAMEDFDLIVVGSCINMHNWTKRARRFLMENSTALSKRNLAMFACCIDIVLFPSKKEQLEKEYVKDVAAEFGIDKVMSMRLFGGEVDLSRYGFFDATLAKSYIRNEKNEVRLQESKDRLNFQDWKEIRDWAASLAMMILR comes from the coding sequence ATGAAAGCTCTCATTGCCTACGGGACAAAATACGGTTCAACCGCGAGAGTGGCTGAGGAGATGGGTAGGGTTCTGGCAGAGAAAGGAGCAGAGATCACGCTCATGGATCTGCGTAGGTCAGACCATCATGCAATGGAGGATTTCGACCTAATTGTGGTGGGAAGCTGCATCAACATGCATAATTGGACGAAGAGGGCGCGCCGTTTCTTGATGGAAAATAGTACAGCCCTCTCTAAGCGCAATTTAGCCATGTTCGCATGTTGCATCGATATCGTCCTATTCCCATCTAAAAAAGAACAACTAGAGAAGGAGTATGTCAAGGATGTGGCAGCGGAGTTTGGTATAGATAAAGTCATGAGCATGAGGCTTTTTGGTGGAGAGGTTGACCTATCTAGGTACGGTTTTTTTGATGCAACATTGGCGAAAAGTTATATAAGGAACGAGAAAAACGAGGTCAGGCTTCAAGAATCAAAGGATCGACTGAACTTTCAGGATTGGAAAGAAATAAGAGATTGGGCTGCATCTCTTGCTATGATGATCCTAAGATAG
- a CDS encoding nitroreductase family protein, with protein MIDHELLYNTIFKRKSIRKFLKEPLKEENLIDVMDKSKEIFPFLPEIKTEFKLVPPDEIRGMFKVPAPHYLAIYSEQKDGYLPNAGFMLQQMDLYLSSHGIGSCWQGSPKPPRELREISGKSFIIMLALGKPEEPLHRMSLSEFKRYPLTKITDIQGKETLLEAARLAPSGMNKQPWFFTGSEDIIDAYVSTSLVMKELNEIDLGIALCHLWLAGLHFGYKIELNRKGPRTPPPKGYAYGGSIRLL; from the coding sequence ATGATTGATCATGAGCTTCTTTATAATACCATTTTTAAAAGAAAATCCATTAGAAAATTTTTAAAAGAACCTTTGAAAGAAGAAAACTTAATAGACGTCATGGATAAGAGTAAAGAGATCTTCCCATTTTTACCCGAGATCAAAACTGAATTCAAGCTGGTGCCCCCAGATGAGATCAGAGGCATGTTCAAAGTACCAGCGCCTCATTATCTCGCAATATATTCAGAACAAAAGGATGGTTACCTTCCTAATGCAGGATTCATGCTGCAACAAATGGATCTTTACTTATCGTCCCACGGAATTGGTTCCTGCTGGCAAGGGAGCCCGAAGCCTCCTCGAGAGTTGCGAGAGATCTCGGGAAAGTCATTCATAATCATGTTGGCATTGGGAAAGCCTGAAGAGCCTTTGCATCGCATGAGCCTTAGTGAATTCAAGCGCTATCCATTGACCAAGATAACCGATATACAAGGAAAGGAGACATTATTGGAGGCGGCGAGGCTGGCTCCATCAGGTATGAACAAGCAGCCTTGGTTTTTCACGGGATCTGAAGATATAATCGATGCGTATGTGAGCACTTCATTGGTGATGAAAGAGCTTAATGAGATCGATTTAGGTATAGCTCTTTGCCACTTATGGCTTGCTGGTCTTCACTTCGGCTATAAAATTGAGCTGAATCGTAAGGGCCCCAGGACTCCTCCTCCCAAAGGGTACGCCTACGGAGGCTCAATAAGACTGCTTTGA
- a CDS encoding ion transporter, translated as MGLRRRTHEILEYTKEGDRTAFLFTLLIALLIIFSVASVILESVSSIQERYSALFSVGEVVTVLVFTVEYALRIWSCTEDPRYSRPVRGRLRWALTFFALVDLAAFLPFYIPFLMTFDARFIRVLRLLRILRILKVGRYSSSIHLLARVLRRQAEALAVTLFGVIILIIIASSLMWNVEYEAQPQTFSSIPEAMWWAVATITTVGYGDVVPITPLGKILAGFIAILGVLSIALPAGIIVSGFMDERKEEMARCDESLKQVAFRLELLERLDRLKDKGTLTLEEFEREKQRILCSGNDSSEIRRE; from the coding sequence ATGGGTTTAAGGAGAAGAACGCACGAAATTCTGGAATATACTAAAGAAGGGGACAGAACAGCATTTCTTTTCACCCTCCTGATTGCTTTATTGATAATCTTCAGTGTAGCTAGTGTTATTTTAGAATCGGTCTCTTCAATTCAGGAAAGATACTCGGCGCTTTTCTCTGTGGGTGAGGTCGTCACCGTATTGGTTTTCACGGTGGAATATGCTCTGAGAATCTGGTCATGCACTGAGGACCCTCGTTATTCTAGACCTGTGAGGGGGAGACTCAGATGGGCATTGACATTCTTCGCTTTGGTAGACTTAGCCGCGTTCTTACCTTTCTACATTCCATTCCTAATGACTTTCGATGCCCGTTTTATACGCGTGTTGAGGCTGTTGCGCATATTGCGGATTTTGAAGGTGGGAAGATATTCCAGCTCCATTCATCTATTAGCCAGAGTACTCCGCAGACAGGCTGAGGCGCTGGCGGTAACCTTATTTGGGGTCATAATTCTCATAATAATCGCCTCCTCCTTGATGTGGAACGTGGAATACGAAGCTCAGCCACAGACCTTCTCAAGCATTCCAGAGGCGATGTGGTGGGCCGTGGCAACCATTACCACGGTAGGTTATGGGGATGTCGTGCCCATCACCCCCTTAGGCAAGATATTGGCAGGCTTCATAGCCATACTGGGAGTGCTTAGCATAGCCTTGCCAGCAGGCATTATCGTCAGTGGGTTTATGGATGAAAGGAAAGAGGAGATGGCCCGTTGCGATGAATCGCTTAAACAAGTGGCCTTTAGACTGGAGCTTTTAGAGCGTCTCGATAGATTGAAAGATAAGGGCACTTTAACTTTAGAAGAATTCGAAAGGGAGAAACAAAGAATCTTGTGCTCAGGAAATGACAGCTCCGAAATAAGGAGGGAATGA
- a CDS encoding DUF1638 domain-containing protein, protein MQSSSGVLGVIGCPILEDELIYAISQDPDISRLYVVICDDSRNFLRKLGLIQNCPPVEIIDMQGIAEVVKGQGLRLLIIMKSMALHEDPQRLRQEVLSTLSQISPYCNSVLLFYGLCGNAFRIHPSEDCREIKSVHILCDRQGRTVDDCIAAVLGGTDGYYNLLRKFPGVFYLTPAWAENWKEMITKMEITRGVEGQSLETLKWLFDLAGYRKALKLDTGLGDRAIFEEKVDEFVNTFGFEKLCSERELITLEVIDSSFSKAKADALGTKPK, encoded by the coding sequence GTGCAATCCTCAAGTGGAGTCCTGGGCGTCATTGGATGTCCTATTTTAGAAGATGAACTGATATATGCGATATCACAAGATCCTGACATTTCGAGGTTGTACGTCGTCATTTGCGATGACTCCCGTAACTTCTTACGTAAGCTAGGATTAATTCAGAATTGCCCGCCCGTGGAAATAATCGACATGCAGGGGATTGCAGAGGTAGTGAAAGGTCAAGGTCTTCGGCTGCTAATCATCATGAAGTCCATGGCCTTGCATGAAGATCCCCAAAGGCTACGGCAAGAGGTGTTATCGACATTATCTCAGATATCCCCTTATTGCAACTCGGTTCTCCTATTCTATGGACTCTGTGGCAATGCCTTCCGTATCCATCCTTCGGAGGATTGTAGGGAGATTAAAAGTGTGCACATCTTGTGCGATAGACAAGGAAGGACGGTGGACGATTGTATTGCCGCCGTCCTGGGCGGTACGGATGGATATTACAATCTGCTACGAAAATTTCCTGGTGTTTTTTATTTGACTCCTGCCTGGGCGGAAAACTGGAAAGAGATGATTACGAAGATGGAAATCACCAGAGGGGTGGAAGGTCAAAGCCTCGAAACCCTTAAATGGCTCTTCGATTTGGCGGGATATCGGAAAGCCTTGAAATTGGACACTGGGCTAGGAGACAGAGCAATTTTTGAGGAGAAAGTGGATGAATTCGTGAACACCTTCGGATTCGAGAAGCTTTGTTCAGAGAGAGAGCTGATTACGTTGGAAGTGATTGACAGCTCATTCAGCAAAGCGAAGGCCGATGCTTTAGGTACCAAACCTAAATGA
- a CDS encoding pyridoxamine 5'-phosphate oxidase family protein: MVKLPDEVFQAFNNPKAGKTLATVREDGTPHIIQVGSAMAPNPEMIAFGAILMKETGKNLEAAKMGGKLVSVLVTQEMKSYQVHAKVKDYITSGPLFDKMNEVLKSIGLKAHGVWTLEPVEVWNQSASYEAGKRMA, translated from the coding sequence ATGGTAAAACTGCCCGATGAGGTGTTTCAAGCATTCAACAACCCCAAAGCAGGAAAGACCCTGGCCACAGTGCGAGAGGACGGCACGCCACACATCATACAAGTTGGGAGTGCTATGGCACCTAACCCAGAAATGATAGCTTTTGGCGCAATCCTGATGAAGGAGACCGGCAAGAACCTAGAAGCCGCTAAGATGGGCGGCAAGCTCGTGAGCGTGCTAGTGACTCAGGAAATGAAATCTTATCAGGTGCATGCCAAAGTGAAGGATTACATCACCTCCGGCCCGCTTTTCGACAAAATGAATGAGGTGTTGAAGTCCATCGGCCTGAAAGCTCATGGCGTATGGACTCTCGAACCAGTTGAGGTCTGGAATCAAAGCGCTAGTTATGAAGCGGGCAAGAGAATGGCGTAG